In Verrucomicrobiota bacterium, a single genomic region encodes these proteins:
- a CDS encoding acyl-CoA thioesterase, which yields MPPSHPGRLIKRTLSLEPAFHDTDMMGVVHNSVYFLWFEQGRLQIMLEVLPLAEALELGVATMVVENTCQYRKAVKFGQRLLLYTTHRIQPAYEGRLVFQHYLIHEKQRTPMAQGHTTVTLVGFPAHQLIKTWPEPVWQRYQALR from the coding sequence ATGCCGCCGTCCCACCCAGGCCGATTGATCAAGCGCACGCTGAGCCTCGAGCCGGCGTTTCACGATACCGACATGATGGGTGTCGTGCATAATTCCGTGTATTTCCTTTGGTTCGAGCAGGGGCGCCTGCAAATCATGCTGGAGGTGTTGCCGCTGGCGGAAGCCTTGGAATTGGGCGTGGCCACCATGGTTGTGGAGAATACGTGCCAATACCGCAAGGCGGTGAAGTTCGGGCAACGCCTGCTGCTTTACACCACGCACCGCATTCAGCCTGCCTATGAGGGCCGCCTCGTCTTTCAACATTATTTGATCCACGAAAAGCAGCGCACCCCCATGGCGCAAGGCCACACGACTGTGACCCTCGTGGGCTTCCCCGCGCATCAGTTGATCAAGACCTGGCCCGAGCCCGTCTGGCAACGGTATCAGGCGTTGCGGTGA
- a CDS encoding prepilin-type N-terminal cleavage/methylation domain-containing protein: MRTRRHIFPAMHPAPRRWLARRGFTLIEIMIVVAIMALVLGIGIPAMFRAAEKDSLRQVVTDVMDACASTRAQAILTGEPKEMIIHPREHTIVAPGKSDTVTIPDRIIIDLMGVNFIELQEADEARVRFFPNSTCDEFTIVLRAENNEMRKISLDVITATTELESDPHKFLKR, encoded by the coding sequence ATGCGGACCCGCCGCCACATCTTTCCCGCCATGCATCCGGCCCCCCGCCGGTGGTTGGCACGGCGTGGTTTCACCCTGATCGAGATCATGATCGTGGTCGCCATCATGGCGCTGGTCCTGGGCATCGGGATTCCCGCCATGTTCCGCGCGGCGGAAAAGGATTCACTCCGCCAGGTGGTGACGGATGTGATGGATGCCTGCGCTTCCACGCGTGCCCAGGCCATTCTCACCGGGGAACCCAAGGAAATGATCATCCACCCTCGGGAACATACCATTGTAGCTCCTGGGAAAAGCGATACTGTCACCATTCCCGACCGCATTATCATTGACTTGATGGGCGTGAATTTCATTGAATTGCAGGAGGCGGACGAGGCACGGGTGCGCTTTTTCCCCAACAGCACGTGCGACGAGTTCACCATTGTGCTGCGGGCGGAGAATAACGAGATGCGCAAGATTTCACTGGATGTGATCACCGCCACGACGGAACTGGAATCGGATCCACACAAATTTCTAAAACGGTAA
- a CDS encoding prepilin-type N-terminal cleavage/methylation domain-containing protein — protein MRTCHHIAQGSRQSQAADKSAIRNPQSAIFGLRRACLAFTLVEIMLAMGIFAFVMASIYSSWTSVIRGSMAAQKAAIAAQRSRVAVRAIEDAILTAQVFEANPQHYWFVADTKGEFATLSLVARLPESFPGSGMYGDQMLRHVSITVEPDNEGGNKLMLRQWPLLMPVDRGGADAKPYEIVLGRSVDLFKMEFWDNDKKDWMDEWPASKTNSLPLLVRVAVGMGNGPMVPMSEREIATRIIAPVATKVPLGYQIPGAPNQPPGVPPGMPPPPPPGRIMR, from the coding sequence ATGCGCACGTGCCATCACATCGCCCAAGGTAGCCGCCAAAGTCAGGCAGCGGACAAATCCGCAATCCGCAATCCGCAATCCGCAATCTTCGGGCTCCGCCGTGCCTGCCTTGCCTTCACCCTGGTGGAAATCATGCTGGCGATGGGGATTTTCGCCTTTGTCATGGCCTCCATTTATTCCAGTTGGACGTCGGTGATACGGGGTTCGATGGCTGCCCAAAAAGCCGCCATTGCCGCGCAGCGCTCACGGGTGGCCGTGCGCGCCATCGAGGACGCCATTCTGACCGCCCAGGTTTTCGAGGCCAACCCGCAACATTACTGGTTTGTGGCGGATACCAAGGGCGAGTTTGCCACGCTGAGTCTGGTGGCTCGGTTGCCGGAATCGTTCCCGGGCAGCGGCATGTACGGCGATCAAATGTTGCGCCACGTCAGCATCACGGTGGAACCGGATAACGAAGGCGGGAACAAACTCATGTTGCGGCAATGGCCGCTGCTCATGCCGGTGGATCGTGGTGGTGCGGACGCCAAGCCGTATGAAATTGTGTTGGGCCGGAGCGTGGACCTGTTTAAAATGGAGTTTTGGGACAACGATAAAAAAGATTGGATGGATGAATGGCCGGCTTCAAAAACGAACTCGCTCCCCCTATTGGTGCGCGTGGCGGTGGGCATGGGCAACGGGCCGATGGTGCCGATGAGCGAGCGGGAAATCGCCACCCGCATCATCGCTCCGGTGGCTACCAAGGTCCCCCTCGGATATCAAATCCCCGGTGCGCCCAATCAGCCGCCCGGGGTGCCGCCGGGAATGCCTCCGCCCCCCCCGCCTGGACGGATCATGCGATGA
- a CDS encoding helix-hairpin-helix domain-containing protein codes for MQLRFKHRQQGIALVIVMIVITFLSILVAGFSYSMKVETKLARNAIYDPEMEWLGRSGIELAKYVLGQQRNIAGENNYDSLNQKWAGGPGNSNSVIADVQMDNVPLGRGSFSVKITDCERKFNVNVADEMILQQALLIMGADPSEFTTVVNSILDWIDPDDTPRTGGTESDYYEGLNPPYSAKNGPVDDMNELLLVRGVTPEMFWGPRYSGPPSVNMFSRSRHGLRERERPAYTTGLVDLFTPFGSRGINLNTASATALQVIPEIDENTAAEIIKRRAGPDGADGTLDDMPYRSPGELASVPGISPALVGQISRFFVVQSTTFEVEVTVSLDGRTRKFFAILRRLDTKNVQVLTMYWK; via the coding sequence ATGCAACTTCGCTTCAAACATCGCCAGCAAGGGATTGCTCTCGTCATCGTGATGATTGTCATTACGTTCCTATCCATCTTGGTGGCCGGCTTCTCTTACTCCATGAAAGTGGAGACCAAACTGGCGCGCAACGCCATCTACGACCCGGAAATGGAGTGGCTGGGACGTTCCGGCATCGAACTGGCCAAATATGTGCTGGGCCAGCAGCGCAACATTGCCGGCGAAAATAATTACGATTCCCTCAACCAGAAATGGGCGGGCGGCCCCGGTAATTCCAATAGCGTCATCGCGGATGTGCAGATGGATAATGTGCCGCTGGGGCGCGGGTCGTTTTCCGTGAAAATCACCGACTGCGAACGCAAGTTCAACGTCAACGTGGCGGATGAAATGATCCTTCAGCAAGCGCTGCTCATCATGGGGGCCGATCCCTCTGAATTTACGACCGTCGTCAATTCCATCCTCGACTGGATTGACCCCGATGACACCCCGCGCACCGGCGGCACGGAAAGCGATTACTATGAAGGGCTGAACCCGCCGTATTCCGCCAAGAACGGGCCGGTGGACGACATGAATGAATTGCTGCTGGTTCGCGGTGTGACACCGGAAATGTTCTGGGGACCGCGCTACAGCGGGCCGCCCTCGGTGAACATGTTCAGCCGGTCACGGCATGGCCTTCGTGAGCGTGAGCGGCCCGCCTATACCACCGGCTTGGTGGACCTGTTCACCCCGTTTGGCAGCCGGGGCATCAACCTGAACACCGCCAGCGCCACCGCGCTGCAAGTCATCCCGGAAATTGACGAAAACACGGCGGCGGAAATCATCAAGCGCCGCGCCGGACCGGATGGCGCGGATGGCACACTGGACGATATGCCTTACCGCAGCCCCGGTGAACTGGCTTCGGTCCCGGGAATTTCTCCGGCGTTAGTCGGCCAGATCAGCCGTTTTTTTGTCGTTCAAAGCACGACGTTCGAGGTGGAAGTGACCGTCAGCCTCGATGGGCGCACCCGCAAATTCTTCGCCATCCTGCGCCGCCTCGATACAAAAAATGTCCAGGTGCTGACGATGTACTGGAAGTGA
- a CDS encoding type II secretion system F family protein, whose product MPQFAYKARRRNGEVVQGVLDVPDRAAALTQIERLGLLPVKIDLPKGGASEKAGAKKSGQTGQGGAPARGLAAIMPPALVGLFAGQRKPKIQEIATYTQQLANLLNSGMTLTVALNSMTHLESKGIPAETSRQLKQDVMEGKSLSDSMARQPVIFTDMYINMVRAGEQSGALVEVLRRLADHLNRFAEVQSKFISALIYPAVVACVGVGIIFFFMTFMLPKFKEIFEGMKVPLPPSTKLLIAVGDLFVSPTAWVLGGLVGAAGVVLFMRFRASEAGRRTMDHWKLNAPVLGKVVKLNLYAQFSRTLATLLQNGVPVLNALKITEQVIPNVALKEAIAKTREAVTDGKTFAQPMAKSGVFPQLMIDLLKIGEDTGDVPGALRNLAETYEGELILALRVMTNLIEPIMIIFMAMGVGLLLFSILSAMFAITSSIGR is encoded by the coding sequence ATGCCGCAGTTTGCTTATAAAGCCCGTCGCCGGAACGGCGAGGTAGTGCAGGGTGTGTTGGATGTGCCGGACCGCGCCGCGGCCCTCACGCAGATCGAACGCCTCGGGCTGCTGCCTGTCAAAATTGACCTGCCCAAGGGCGGCGCGTCGGAAAAGGCCGGGGCGAAAAAGAGTGGGCAGACCGGGCAGGGCGGGGCACCCGCCCGAGGGTTGGCCGCCATCATGCCGCCAGCGCTCGTCGGGCTGTTTGCCGGGCAGCGTAAACCCAAAATCCAGGAGATCGCCACCTACACCCAACAGTTGGCCAACCTGCTGAATTCCGGCATGACGCTCACGGTGGCGTTAAACAGCATGACCCACCTGGAATCCAAAGGCATTCCCGCCGAAACCAGCCGGCAGTTGAAGCAGGACGTGATGGAAGGCAAAAGCCTCTCGGATTCGATGGCCCGTCAGCCGGTGATTTTCACCGACATGTATATCAACATGGTGCGCGCGGGCGAGCAAAGCGGCGCGCTGGTGGAAGTGCTGCGACGGTTGGCAGACCATCTTAACCGGTTTGCGGAGGTGCAGTCCAAATTCATTTCGGCACTGATTTACCCGGCGGTCGTCGCCTGTGTGGGCGTCGGCATTATTTTCTTTTTCATGACGTTCATGCTGCCCAAGTTCAAGGAGATTTTCGAGGGCATGAAGGTGCCGTTGCCGCCCTCCACCAAATTATTGATTGCCGTGGGCGATCTGTTTGTCAGCCCCACCGCCTGGGTGCTCGGCGGTCTGGTGGGTGCCGCCGGCGTGGTGTTGTTCATGCGGTTTCGCGCCTCGGAAGCCGGACGGCGCACCATGGATCATTGGAAATTAAACGCGCCTGTGTTGGGTAAAGTGGTCAAATTAAACCTGTACGCCCAATTCTCCCGAACCCTGGCGACGTTGTTGCAAAACGGAGTGCCAGTGCTGAACGCCTTGAAAATCACCGAGCAGGTGATTCCCAATGTCGCGCTCAAAGAGGCCATCGCCAAAACCCGCGAGGCCGTCACGGATGGCAAGACGTTTGCCCAGCCGATGGCCAAGAGCGGGGTGTTCCCGCAATTGATGATTGACCTGCTGAAGATTGGCGAGGACACCGGCGATGTGCCCGGGGCGCTGCGCAACCTGGCGGAAACCTACGAGGGTGAACTCATCCTCGCCTTGCGGGTCATGACCAACCTGATTGAGCCCATCATGATCATTTTCATGGCCATGGGGGTGGGCTTGCTGTTATTCAGCATTCTCTCCGCCATGTTTGCCATCACCAGCAGCATTGGTCGCTAA
- a CDS encoding glycosyltransferase, whose translation MKISIIIPAYNEEKLLPATLTAVKEAWSAFEAQGWQPELIVCDNNSTDQTAEVARAQGAHVVFEPNNQIARARNSGARAANGDWLVFVDADSHPSRELFAEVAREIQQGRAVGGGAVVQMDGQVLPPIVRLANALWNGISRWKRYAAGSFIYCETAAFRELGGFSEDLYVTEEIEFSQRLKRLAKKRGKQVVILTRHPLLTSARKLHLYSRGEYFRFLWRSVFSGGRQFRNRDQCHIWYDGRR comes from the coding sequence GCCACACTGACGGCAGTCAAAGAAGCGTGGTCGGCATTCGAGGCCCAAGGTTGGCAGCCGGAACTCATCGTTTGCGATAATAACTCCACCGATCAGACTGCGGAAGTGGCGCGCGCCCAAGGTGCCCACGTTGTTTTTGAACCAAACAACCAGATCGCTCGTGCGCGGAACAGCGGCGCGCGCGCGGCCAACGGTGACTGGCTGGTATTTGTGGATGCGGACTCGCACCCCAGCCGGGAATTATTCGCAGAGGTGGCACGGGAAATCCAACAGGGACGCGCCGTGGGCGGAGGCGCGGTGGTGCAAATGGACGGCCAAGTGCTGCCACCCATTGTCCGGCTAGCCAATGCGCTATGGAACGGCATCAGCCGGTGGAAGCGCTACGCCGCCGGTTCCTTCATCTATTGTGAGACCGCTGCGTTTCGCGAATTGGGCGGGTTCAGCGAAGACCTTTACGTCACCGAAGAAATCGAGTTCAGCCAACGCCTAAAGCGACTGGCGAAAAAACGCGGCAAACAAGTGGTCATCCTCACGCGGCATCCGCTGCTCACTTCCGCCCGCAAATTGCACCTGTATTCGCGCGGAGAGTATTTCCGGTTTCTGTGGCGCTCCGTCTTCAGTGGCGGACGGCAGTTTCGCAACCGCGATCAGTGCCATATCTGGTACGACGGTCGGCGGTGA